One genomic region from Tripterygium wilfordii isolate XIE 37 chromosome 20, ASM1340144v1, whole genome shotgun sequence encodes:
- the LOC119986865 gene encoding uncharacterized protein LOC119986865, producing MVNTRSSNLQNDPANPNTDPPANPNSDSIAQQLTAIASKLNTIDSLAAEVAALKSQSSGAPHAETSTRVSSKGKTKEIPMGPHEKGRTTWSEAEDDDMDNPWWFKSPSRRPHTKMEFPKYDGGDPRGWILKAEKYFRYYQTPEDLKVDIAAMYLEGDALDLFAWVNRERTLLYWEELVNTLHESFGLAEFQNPDEYLCNIRQTGSVQEYRQEFAKRSSRVTNWPEHCLLDVFLNGLKEELKADVRIHKPRTVYKAMSLALEFETKLGPNRSTRGPNWTTSSRPNTLPQSSSTRALLPRDHTSSTSTFHNNSRSNFTATPATTQPQQTRSWQAEKQERMAKGLCFRCNEKFAPGHRCKPKSFSLMELTDSELPVEEDENVVHDDPSMADLAEISFHAILGKSSGTTMKLLGTVQGRQVLILIDSGSTHNFIAERIVEEVGLPVQIIPPFGVQIGNGEVIKCNRLCQEVAVELPGLTITQDYYPFAIGGADLVLGIKWLASLNTVQANWNEMFLIFHLKGKKYKLQGVPHKTQAEASFQYFSTENNISGTNSNQHSEIHNLLNTFEAIFQEPNTLPPFRSHAHNIPLLPNSKPPNIRPYRYPYFQKSEIENQVSELLRSGFARPSTNPFASPVLLVKKKDNSWRMCVDYQRLNQITIPDKYPIPNIDELLDELNGATIFSKIDLRSGYHQIRVNPTDIPKTAFRTHSGHYEFVVMPFGLTNAPSTFQSAMNDLFRPYLCQFILVFFDDILVYSQTVQQHLHHLQVTLQLLKDNQFFAKASKCMFGQSQISFLGHVVSA from the coding sequence ATGGTTAACACCAGATCTTCCAACCTGCAAAATGACCCAGCAAACCCAAACACCGACCCACCAGCCAACCCAAATTCTGATTCCATTGCCCAACAATTAACTGCCATCGCTTCCAAATTAAACACCATAGACTCTCTAGCAGCCGAAGTCGCAGCCCTCAAATCCCAATCTAGTGGGGCCCCTCATGCAGAAACCAGTACTCGTGTCTCTAGCAAAGGAAAGACCAAAGAAATTCCCATGGGACCACATGAGAAGGGTAGAACAACCTGGTCAGAAGCAGAGGATGACGACATGGACAATCCCTGGTGGTTTAAAAGTCCTTCCCGGCGTCCTCATACGAAAATGGAATTTCCAAAGTATGATGGTGGTGATCCACGAGGTTGGATCCTGAAAGCTGAAAAATATTTCCGTTATTATCAGACTCCGGAGGATCTTAAAGTCGACATCGCCGCCATGTATCTTGAAGGTGATGCCCTCGATTTATTTGCTTGGGTTAATCGTGAACGAACCTTGCTATACTGGGAGGAGCTTGTCAACACTTTGCATGAAAGCTTTGGTCTGGCAGAGTTCCAAAATCCTGATGAATATCTTTGCAATATAAGGCAAACTGGGTCTGTGCAAGAATACCGTCAAGAATTTGCCAAGAGATCTTCACGAGTTACAAATTGGCCAGAACATTGCTTATTGGATGTGTTTTTAAATGGCTTAAAGGAGGAGCTAAAGGCTGATGTTAGAATCCATAAGCCCAGGACAGTCTACAAGGCCATGAGTTTGGCCCTTGAATTTGAGACCAAACTAGGCCCAAATCGGAGCACCAGAGGACCCAATTGGACCACATCCAGCCGCCCCAATACATTACCCCAATCCTCATCCACACGAGCTCTTCTACCTCGTGACCACACCTCTTCTACATCGACTTTTCACAACAATTCACGCAGTAATTTCACAGCCACCCCAGCGACAACCCAACCCCAGCAAACCCGATCTTGGCAAGCTGAAAAACAGGAGAGAATGGCCAAAGGTCTCTGTTTCAGGTGTAACGAGAAATTTGCTCCTGGACATAGATGCAAACCAAAGAGTTTCTCTCTAATGGAGCTCACGGACAGCGAACTACCAGTCGAAGAAGATGAGAACGTTGTTCACGATGACCCATCAATGGCAGATTTGGCTGAGATTTCTTTCCATGCCATTCTGGGTAAATCATCAGGCACCACAATGAAGCTTCTGGGTACTGTTCAAGGGCGCCAAGTTCTGATTTTGATTGATAGCGGATCCACACATAATTTCATTGCGGAGAGGATTGTGGAAGAAGTCGGGCTGCCTGTCCAAATTATTCCTCCTTTCGGAGTTCAAATTGGTAATGGTGAAGTGATTAAATGCAATCGCCTTTGTCAAGAAGTCGCGGTAGAGCTTCCTGGGCTGACAATTACCCAAGACTACTACCCGTTTGCAATTGGTGGTGCTGATTTGGTGCTGGGTATCAAATGGCTTGCTTCCTTAAATACGGTACAAGCCAATTGGAATGAAATGTTCctcatttttcatttgaaagGCAAGAAATATAAGCTCCAAGGGGTCCCTCACAAAACACAAGCTGAAGCCAGCTTTCAATATTTTTCAACAGAGAACAACATCTCAGGTACTAATTCTAACCAACACTCTGAAATTCACAATTTACTTAACACTTTTGAAGCTATCTTTCAGGAACCCAATACCCTTCCACCCTTTCGGTCCCATGCCCACAATATACCATTACTACCAAATTCAAAACCCCCAAACATCAGACCTTACAGATatccttattttcaaaaatctgAAATTGAAAATCAGGTTTCTGAATTATTACGATCTGGTTTTGCTCGCCCTAGTACCAACCCTTTTGCCAGTCCAGTCCTTCTTGTCAAGAAAAAAGATAACTCTTGGCGTATGTGTGTTGATTACCAAAGATTAAACCAGATTACCATCCCTGATAAATACCCCATACCCAACATTGATGAGCTTCTTGATGAATTAAATGGTGCCActattttttccaaaattgaTCTGAGGTCCGGTTATCACCAAATACGTGTCAACCCTACTGACATTCCCAAAACTGCCTTTCGAACCCATTCTGGCCATTACGAGTTTGTTGTCATGCCGTTCGGCCTCACCAATGCTCCTTCAACCTTCCAATCTGCCATGAATGACCTTTTCCGACCCTATCTCTGCCAATTTATCTTGGTGTTCTTTGATGACATCCTGGTCTACAGCCAAACAGTCCAGCAACACCTTCACCATTTGCAAGTCACCCTTCAACTCCTCAAGGATAACCAATTTTTTGCTAAAGCTTCCAAATGCATGTTTGGCCAGAGTCAAATCTCCTTCCTGGGTCATGTGGTTTCTGCTTAG
- the LOC119987271 gene encoding glutamate--cysteine ligase, chloroplastic-like, which produces MALLSQVGPSYCGQTETTCCKTGHSLVFSMASDIETFKMKETCSSFPLLSFSSTKKGQILRMDNTGLGLRRINQLVVAASPPTEDAVIAAEPLTKEDLVAYLASGCKPMEKWRIGTGHEKFGFEFGSLLPMKYEQIANLLNGIAERFDWEKIMEGDNIIGLKQGKQIISLEPGGQFELSGAPLETLHQTCAEVNSHLYQVSLNDALMCVN; this is translated from the exons ATGGCTCTCCTTTCCCAGGTAGGTCCCTCATATTGTGGTCAGACTGAGACAACATGTTGTAAAACTGGGCATAGTCTGGTGTTTAGCATGGCCAGTGATATAGAGACATTCAAAATGAAGGAAACATGTTCTAGTTTCCCTTTGTTATCATTTAGTTCTACCAAGAAAGGGCAGATTTTGCGCATGGACAACACAGGGTTGGGACTCAGAAGAATAAATCAATTGGTTGTAGCTGCTAGTCCTCCTACAGAGGATGCTGTCATTGCTGCAGAGCCACTAACGAAAGAGGATCTTGTCGCATACCTTGCCTCTGGTTGCAAGCCTATGGAAAAATGGAG GATTGGTACTGGACATGAGAAGTTTGGTTTTGAGTTTGGAAGTTTACTTCCCATGAAATATGAACAAATTGCTAATTTGCTCAACGGTATTGCTGAGAGATTTGACTGGGAAAAAATAATGGAAGGTGACAACATCATAGGGCTTAAACAG GGAAAGCAAATCATATCATTGGAGCCGGGTGGTCAGTTTGAGCTTAGTGGTGCTCCTCTTGAAACTTTGCATCAAACTTGTGCTGAGGttaattcacatctttatcaggTTAGTTTAAATGATGCACTAATGTGCGTGAACTAG
- the LOC119987216 gene encoding uncharacterized protein LOC119987216 isoform X5: MVMQNFRKKFCGGGSLGEELERTAKGGDVIVDLNSTFEDLYMEASDKAHGTMRAVIAFFTLYSTCYFCKPKNVAENRMHEKTKEADLLKMNRENSPYMKHQMTHEIQIVPDDLDHRK; the protein is encoded by the exons ATGGTCATGCAAAATTTCAGAAAAAA GTTCTGTGGTGGGGGGTCATTGGGGGAGGAGCTGGAGAGAACTGCGAAGGGCGGTGATGTAATTGTTGACTTAAATTCGACATTTGAAGATTTATACATGGAAG CTTCTGACAAGGCACATGGAACTATGCGTGCTGTGATCGCCTTCTTTACACTTTATTCAACCTGCTATTTTTGCAAGCCGAAAAATGTGG CGGAGAATAGGATGCATGAGAAAACAAAGGAAGCAGATTTACTAAAG ATGAATAGAGAAAACAGCCCCTATATGAAACATCAAATGACGCATGAGATTCAGATTGTGCCAGATGACTTAG ATCATCGAAAGTAA
- the LOC119987216 gene encoding uncharacterized protein LOC119987216 isoform X3: MVMQNFRKKFCGGGSLGEELERTAKGGDVIVDLNSTFEDLYMEGTMKALLRCIYLNCSPRIEASDKAHGTMRAVIAFFTLYSTCYFCKPKNVAENRMHEKTKEADLLKEFMVLEVNRC, from the exons ATGGTCATGCAAAATTTCAGAAAAAA GTTCTGTGGTGGGGGGTCATTGGGGGAGGAGCTGGAGAGAACTGCGAAGGGCGGTGATGTAATTGTTGACTTAAATTCGACATTTGAAGATTTATACATGGAAGGTACGATGAAG GCACTTCTGCGTTGCATCTATCTCAACTGTTCCCCTCGCATTGAAGCTTCTGACAAGGCACATGGAACTATGCGTGCTGTGATCGCCTTCTTTACACTTTATTCAACCTGCTATTTTTGCAAGCCGAAAAATGTGG CGGAGAATAGGATGCATGAGAAAACAAAGGAAGCAGATTTACTAAAG GAGTTTATGGTACTAGAGGTGAACCGATGTTAG
- the LOC119987216 gene encoding uncharacterized protein LOC119987216 isoform X1 yields the protein MVMQNFRKKFCGGGSLGEELERTAKGGDVIVDLNSTFEDLYMEGTMKALLRCIYLNCSPRIEASDKAHGTMRAVIAFFTLYSTCYFCKPKNVAENRMHEKTKEADLLKMNRENSPYMKHQMTHEIQIVPDDLDHRK from the exons ATGGTCATGCAAAATTTCAGAAAAAA GTTCTGTGGTGGGGGGTCATTGGGGGAGGAGCTGGAGAGAACTGCGAAGGGCGGTGATGTAATTGTTGACTTAAATTCGACATTTGAAGATTTATACATGGAAGGTACGATGAAG GCACTTCTGCGTTGCATCTATCTCAACTGTTCCCCTCGCATTGAAGCTTCTGACAAGGCACATGGAACTATGCGTGCTGTGATCGCCTTCTTTACACTTTATTCAACCTGCTATTTTTGCAAGCCGAAAAATGTGG CGGAGAATAGGATGCATGAGAAAACAAAGGAAGCAGATTTACTAAAG ATGAATAGAGAAAACAGCCCCTATATGAAACATCAAATGACGCATGAGATTCAGATTGTGCCAGATGACTTAG ATCATCGAAAGTAA
- the LOC119987216 gene encoding uncharacterized protein LOC119987216 isoform X4, whose translation MVMQNFRKKFCGGGSLGEELERTAKGGDVIVDLNSTFEDLYMEGTMKALLRCIYLNCSPRIEASDKAHGTMRAVIAFFTLYSTCYFCKPKNVAENRMHEKTKEADLLKGDGGGLVKDR comes from the exons ATGGTCATGCAAAATTTCAGAAAAAA GTTCTGTGGTGGGGGGTCATTGGGGGAGGAGCTGGAGAGAACTGCGAAGGGCGGTGATGTAATTGTTGACTTAAATTCGACATTTGAAGATTTATACATGGAAGGTACGATGAAG GCACTTCTGCGTTGCATCTATCTCAACTGTTCCCCTCGCATTGAAGCTTCTGACAAGGCACATGGAACTATGCGTGCTGTGATCGCCTTCTTTACACTTTATTCAACCTGCTATTTTTGCAAGCCGAAAAATGTGG CGGAGAATAGGATGCATGAGAAAACAAAGGAAGCAGATTTACTAAAG GGGGACGGAGGTGGGTTAGTCAAGGACCGATAG
- the LOC119987216 gene encoding uncharacterized protein LOC119987216 isoform X2 gives MVMQNFRKKFCGGGSLGEELERTAKGGDVIVDLNSTFEDLYMEGTMKALLRCIYLNCSPRIEASDKAHGTMRAVIAFFTLYSTCYFCKPKNVAENRMHEKTKEADLLKVKLEEFMVLEVNRC, from the exons ATGGTCATGCAAAATTTCAGAAAAAA GTTCTGTGGTGGGGGGTCATTGGGGGAGGAGCTGGAGAGAACTGCGAAGGGCGGTGATGTAATTGTTGACTTAAATTCGACATTTGAAGATTTATACATGGAAGGTACGATGAAG GCACTTCTGCGTTGCATCTATCTCAACTGTTCCCCTCGCATTGAAGCTTCTGACAAGGCACATGGAACTATGCGTGCTGTGATCGCCTTCTTTACACTTTATTCAACCTGCTATTTTTGCAAGCCGAAAAATGTGG CGGAGAATAGGATGCATGAGAAAACAAAGGAAGCAGATTTACTAAAGGTAAAGCTTGAG GAGTTTATGGTACTAGAGGTGAACCGATGTTAG